The DNA window TCGCCACGATCTCGGCCAACAACGATCGCGAAATCGGCGCCATCATGGCCGACGCGATGGAGAAGGTCGGCAAGGACGGCGTCATCACGGTTGAAGAAGGCAAGGGCCTGCAGACCGATATCAACGTCGTCGAAGGCATGCAGTTCGATCGCGGCTTCCTCTCGCCCAACTTCGTCACCAACCCCGACGAAATGAAGGTCGAGCTCGAGAAGGCTCTCGTTCTGGTGTACGAAGACAAGATCAGCTCGGCCGCCAAGCTGCTGCCGCTGCTGGAAAAGATTCAGAAGGCCAAGAAGCCCCTGCTGATCATCGCCGAAGACATCGAAGGCGAAGCCCTCTCCACCCTGGTCATCAACAAGCTCCGCGGCATTCTGAATGTCGCCGCCGTCAAGGCCCCCGGCTACGGCGATCGCCGCAAGGCGATGCTGGAAGACATCGCGATCCTGACCGGCGGCCAGGCGATCATGAAGGACCTGGGCATCGAGCTCGACAAGGTCGATCTCGAACACCTCGGCCAGGCCAAGAAGATCGAGATCGACGGCGATAACACCGTCATCATCGAAGGCGCCGGCGACAGCGACGCAATCCAGGGCCGTATCGGCCAGATCCGTAGCGAAATCGCCATCACCACCAGCGACTACGACAAAGAGAAGCTGCAGGAACGCCTGGCGAAGCTCGCCGGCGGCGTGGCCCAGATCAACGTCGGTGCGGCGACTGAAGCCGAGCTGAAGGAGAAAAAGGCCCGCATCGAAGACGCCCTTCACGCGACCCGCGCCGCGGTCGCCGAAGGTGTCGTCGCCGGTGGTGGCGTCGCCCTGATCCGCGCCGGCAAGGTGTTGGACAAGATGACCAACGATGACGCCGACGTCGAGTTCGGCATCCGCATCGTCCGCAACGCGATCGCGGCTCCGCTCCGCCAGATCGCCGAGAACGCCGGCTTCAGCGGCTCGGTCGTCGTCCGCCGGGTGAGTGAATCCAGCGGCAGCGAAGGCTTCAATGCCCTGACCGGCGAATACGTCGATGTGATCAAGGCCGGCATCATCACGCCGACCAAGGTCGAGCGCTCGGCCCTGCAGAACGCGGCGGAAGTCGCGATCCTGCTGCTGACGACCGACTGCATCGTCGTCGAGGCCCCGAAGGAAGAGGCCGGCGGCGACCATGGCCACGATCATGGCGGCGGCGGAATGGGCGGCATGGGTGGCATGGACGGAATGATGTAATCCGGGACAGCCTCTCGAGGCACCCACTCGACGCGACGTTTCAAAAACCGAATTCAAGCAACTGGCGGGTTCAGGCCCGCCCAACGAGGACAACGAATCATGGCACTCAAGCTCAAGCCCCTGGCCGACCGTGTAATCGTCAAGCAGACCGAAGCCGAAGAAAAGACCGCCAGCGGGATTTACCTCCCGGACGCGGCCAAGGAAAAGCCCACCAAGGGCAAGGTCATCGCCGCCGGCCCCGGCAAGTTTGATGACAACGGCAAGCGGATGGAACTGGCCGTCTCGGTCGGCGACACCGTCTACTACGGCAAGTACGCCGGCACCGATGTCGAAGTCGACGGGCAGAAGCTCGTCATCCTTCGCGAGTCGGACATCCTCGGCGTTCTCGAGTAAATCGCTCGTGTAGGGTCCGCCTTGGCGGACGCGATGCTCTCGCGTCCGGCGGACGGCCTGAATGACCTAACGATCAAAGCTCTCGCGTCCGCTACGACGCTCTCGCGTCCGCCAAGGCGGACCCTACGAAGGATCAATCCCATGGCTGCCAAACAAATGAAGTTCACCACCGACGCCCGCGCTGAAATCTTCAGCGGGATGTCGCAGCTTTCCCGGGCCGTCAAGGCGACCCTCGGACCCCGCGGACGCAACGTCGTCCTCCAGAAGTCGTTCGGCTCGCCCCGGATCACCAAGGACGGCGTCACTGTCGCGAAGGAAATCGAGCTCCCGCAGCCGTTCGAGAACATGGGCGCCAAGCTCATCTCGTCGGTCGCGAGCAAGACCGGCGATGTCGCCGGCGACGGCACCACCACCGCGACCGTGCTCGCCGAGGCGATCCTCGCCGAAGGCCTGAAGTACGTCGCCCAGGGTGGCGTGAATCCGGTCACCATCCAGCGCGGCATCCTCAAGGCCGCCGAGGCCGCTGCCGAGGCGATCACCGGCTTTGCCCGCAAGGTCAAGGGCCACGAAGACTACAAGAAGGTCGCCACCATCTCCGCCAACGGCGACGAGCTGATCGGTCAGCTCATGGCCGACGCGATGGAAAAGGTCGGCAAGGAAGGCGTCATCACGGTTGACGAGGGCAAGAGCACCGAGAGCACCCTCGAGTACACCGAAGGCATGCAGTTCGACAAGGGCTACCTGTCGCCCTACTTCCTGACCAACCCGGGCACCCTCGAGTGCGAACTCGAAAACCCGTACATCCTGCTCCACGAAAAGAAGATCAACAACCTGGCCGAGCTGCTCCCGCTGCTCAACAAGATCGTCACCGCCAGCCGTCCGCTGCTGATCATCGCCGAAGACATTGAGTCCGAAGCGCTGGCGGCGTTGGTCGTCAACAAGCTCCGCGGCGTCCTGAATGTCGCGGCTGTGAAGGCCCCCGGCTTCGGCGATCGCCGCAAGGCGATCATGGCCGACCTTGCCGTCCTGACCGGTGCCAAGTTCATCAGCGAAGACCTCGGGCTCAAGCTCGAGAACGTCGAGCTGGAAGACCTCGGCACCGCCAAGGAAGTGACGATCGACAAGGACAACACGCTGATCGTCGAAGGTGCCGGCACCAAGAAGGAAATCCAGGCCCGGCTCGATCAGATCCGCGCCCAGATCGACAAGACCACCAGCGACTACGACCGCGAGAAGCTCCAGGAACGCCTGGCCAAGCTCACCGGCGGCGTCGCAGTCATCAAGGCCGGTGCCAACACCGAAACCGAGATGAAGGAACGTAAGGACCTCATCGACGACGCCCTTCATGCCACCCGCGCGGCGGCTGAAGAAGGCGTCGTTCCCGGCGGCGGCGTCGCGTTCCTGCGGGCGATCGCGTTCGTTGAAGCGGCCAAGAAGCAGGCCAAGGGCGACGAGAAGATCGGCTTCGACATCGTCATCCAGGCCCTGCAGGCCCCGGCGATCCAGATCGCCGAGAACGCCGGCGAAGACGGCGAAGTCGTTGTCGACAAGATCCTGCAGAAGGAAAGCCAGAGCTACGGCTACAACGCCGCCACCGGCGAATTGGCGACATGTTCAAGTTCGGCATCATTGACCCGGCCAAGGTCGCCAAGACGGCGTTGCTGAACGCCGCCAGCGTCAGCGGCCTGGCCCTGACGACCGACGTCATCCTGACCGATTACAAGGGTGACGACGAAGACCAGATTCCCGGCGCGATCATCTAAGTGTCGGCAGTCGTAGAAAAGCTGAACCACGGCGGCGCGAAGACACGAAGATACCCTTTGTGTCTTCGTGCCGTTTGTGGATATTGAGGTGGCACGGGTGTCCTGCCCGTACCACCGCCCGCGCCTGTTGGAGCACCTGAGTGGCCACGACCAAGCGAGATTACTACGAAGTCCTCAGCGTCTCCCGTACCGCGACGGGCGAGGAGATCAAGCGCGCTTATCGCAAGCTCGCGATGAAGTACCACCCCGATCGCGCCGGTGCCGATCAGAAGGCCGAGTACGAGGTGCACTTCAAGGAGTGTGCCGAGGCTTACGAAGTCCTTTCCGACGACACCAAGCGACAGCGCTATGACCAGTACGGCCATGCGGGCGTCGGCGGGCAGCACGACTTCTCCCACATGGACG is part of the Humisphaera borealis genome and encodes:
- the groL gene encoding chaperonin GroEL (60 kDa chaperone family; promotes refolding of misfolded polypeptides especially under stressful conditions; forms two stacked rings of heptamers to form a barrel-shaped 14mer; ends can be capped by GroES; misfolded proteins enter the barrel where they are refolded when GroES binds); amino-acid sequence: MAAKMLSFDAEARKSLLEGVTKLARAVKVTLGPRGRNAVIDKGWGSPTITKDGVTVAEEVELHDKYENIGAKLVKEAASKTSEVAGDGTTTATVLAEAIFKEGYRHLASGTDAMKLARGIRIAVAAVIENLKKQSKKIDGKKDIESVATISANNDREIGAIMADAMEKVGKDGVITVEEGKGLQTDINVVEGMQFDRGFLSPNFVTNPDEMKVELEKALVLVYEDKISSAAKLLPLLEKIQKAKKPLLIIAEDIEGEALSTLVINKLRGILNVAAVKAPGYGDRRKAMLEDIAILTGGQAIMKDLGIELDKVDLEHLGQAKKIEIDGDNTVIIEGAGDSDAIQGRIGQIRSEIAITTSDYDKEKLQERLAKLAGGVAQINVGAATEAELKEKKARIEDALHATRAAVAEGVVAGGGVALIRAGKVLDKMTNDDADVEFGIRIVRNAIAAPLRQIAENAGFSGSVVVRRVSESSGSEGFNALTGEYVDVIKAGIITPTKVERSALQNAAEVAILLLTTDCIVVEAPKEEAGGDHGHDHGGGGMGGMGGMDGMM
- the groES gene encoding co-chaperone GroES, with product MALKLKPLADRVIVKQTEAEEKTASGIYLPDAAKEKPTKGKVIAAGPGKFDDNGKRMELAVSVGDTVYYGKYAGTDVEVDGQKLVILRESDILGVLE